GATCGCCCGCGGCTGCTACAAAGTCCTGCAGTCCAGCCAGAGGTCAAAACCCGAAAGGCAGGAGAATGGAAAAAACGATTGAGCGAAACGAAACGGATCGAAGGACTTTTGCTCACAAACAGGGTCATTGGCATATTGACGGTCTTCAAGGGAGTGGACACTATTGCATGACAATGACCGGTAGACAATGAAAACCTCCCCAGAGCAATATTTCACAGAGTTAAGAGCAGAAACTCTGACTAAATGTCAAATTGAGATCCAGTACACCAGAAAAGACTGTCCGCCcacttttttgttcattttaaaaacTGTACACCAAAGGTGCAAACGATGCACTGTACAAGATCACCGGCTGAACTGTATTTCACTGTTTGTTTCTGAACACCTGAGGgtggtttttattttaaactgtggGCAGGTAAACCACgttatttattcatcaaagttcAGTCCGTCACCCTCATTCACTGTACTGTGCAAAGGGGCCAAGCGGTCAGTGAGTCACACGATGTTCACGTTTACTTCAAAGCCGCGTATATTGACTGTGAAAGATTCATCCACACAACTGCACTGCACTAAACGAGGAAAATCAGCGATCGGGATCAGTGTACTCAAGACGAATCTCTTGGAAAACCCACCGTTATGCTGTACTTGCgatgtattatatattttatctgAGGAAATATGGGATCTGTCGATGTGGGTTAAATAGCCAAATGTTTTCAATGTATACCAGATAGGAGCAGTGAACTCTTCTCATTGCGATTGCATTTAAGCGAAACTGCTTTAGGAAGGAAATCGGTTTACACTCGCTCCGGATTCCGTTGCGTTTCCACGAAACAGACGTCACGATTTGTTCGCACTGTACAGTTAACTGCATGCGGCAATGTTCTCTGAATGTTTGCATTGTACATAGAGATTTTATTGAACATAcgataattattttaattacgtTTGTGTATAGTGTGTCAATACTGAACCCAAATTAGCGCTTATGATTTTGAAAATTTTGAAGATTCAAAAGAGCTTTGGTCTGCGTAGCTCGTGAATGTTCGAGGAGTTCTCGACGCCCGTGTCGAATAGTTTTCCTGCATCATACCTAATTTATTGAACCAGTTTTACACTGGGAAGGCATGGTAATATTTGTACgacatatttattattttttaacagaaAGATATAAAAGTCGTCAATGTATCTGAGTAGATATACAGCATATGAGAGATTTCACAATACAGAGATACTTTTATGAATTCAGTCACTATGTAAGACAAATTTAGTGTAGAATATTCATGCTGTACACACATGCATTCAGTTGCGGCACAGATGTGAGTGCATGAGTCTTTTTATTGATTTACGAAAGACAGCTCGAGGTGGCTTGCGTGGAAACAATTTTAAATCGGTTCTGTTTTTATTGAACTTGGTACTTGAATTTTGAAATGCATTATTCTGACAGACAGACCTGAAGAATTGTCTTTTTTATTGGCACCAGTTATACAGGAATCCATGATGTGATTTTTGCCTTTGCATTCAATCACTTTAAATgcctttttgttttcttcaataAACATCTTTTATTTACTACTTCTAGTGTCATTTCATACATGGGTCATTGTATAGTTGTGTGAAGGATGAATGATTATCACTTTGATTTTTATCTTTAGTTTTCACTGATGTTGCAACCAAAGGTCAGAAGTAAGAATGACTGTTTGAAGTCTGTTCTTAATCTTGTATATTTAGTAAGCGGTGTCACCAACAGTTTATTCAATGTAATTTTTTCTTCAAAGCCTCCTGTTGCTGGTCATTTCCAATGTGGCATTGTTCTATGAATCGACAGTTAGATGTTATtcaagaggtttttttttttagtttatttgtttTGCCAAGACGATATTGAATTGCTTTTTCAGTTTTGTTGATTTTTGGTTAATCCATTCAACGCATAAATGTCCAAACCTTCTGTCTTTAGCATTGACGTAACCTATAGTTTATGAAATGTGGAGATGCACAATATCATGCCCgtgtgtttttaatacattgtCTATTCGTTCTATACATTGTCACTTGAAATTATTGCCGTGTAAATGTTTACATATGTTCTTACAATGGCCACAGGGATCGTATTCCCACATAGGCTACTGAAGGGAAGTGCATGAATACACGAGGAATGACGCGTTTATGAGTTCACCTTAATTTGTCACATTATGCCATTTGCCTCAATAAAGCAATATGCTCATTTTGATCCATAATCTTTTCGTATGTCCCTTCTTCAGATGTGGTGGTTTCGTTTGTATTGTCTTCTTGCCTACTTTTAACTGATCTCATAGGTTTAGAGAAAGCCTAAAGATTTCACATAAATCTTTGTAAAactgtgttttaaaatgttCCATAAAAAATGTCAGCATCTAACTTACATTAATAAATAGACAATATGATTTCTCTGAAAAGCACTTCAAGAACATTCATACTATccaattaatattcatgagctaCGTCCCTCACCGCGCGCAGTGCATGCTGGATGTAGCGGAAGTGGCAGTGCACGTTGACATTGCAGAGCGACCGATCCTCACATAAGAGGCACATAAAGGTGAGTAatgctctcgtgtctgtagacCTTCACTGATGGATATTGTTATATGAAGGTGTGTAAAAAGCTGGTTACGGTATTATGGAGTTTGGAGTGGAATATGTTATTTTACATGACTGTATGGGTGATGTTATATAACTTACTTTGTAACTCTTACATTTTGGGATTGGTAAAAGATGAGAACTAGTTTTTAGATGAACTCTCactggcaatatagtgtatttgcccatttgtttgttttaagaaTTGTGAAAGGCgtaatagttcacccaaacaatattataatattgaatatgaatgacagaatatttacactgttattttcacacacaaattTTTGCTCAATTAATTGAATGGTGACCAACtccaaaaatgactttaaaaagcACCATAATGGTTCATACCATAATTGTGCCATATATTTCAAGTATTCTGACACGATAGCTTTGCATGAGGGAtaaatatgtgaccctggacaacAAAaccaattaaataataaaaaaaatatatacattttctgaataataagcttttcattgatgtatggtttcttaggataggacaatatttggagatacaaatatttgaaaatctggaatctgagggtacaaaaaaaatctcaatattgagaaaatcacctttaacgttgtccaaatgaagtccttagcaatgcatattactaatactaatatatgtgatatatttatgttaggaaatgtacaaaatatattatattttgatatttatttaatatcctaatgatttttggcataaaagaaaatctATAAATTCAAACTATAGGcctacaatgtattgttggctattgccataAATATACCTGTGCAACTTTaggactggttttgtggtccagggtcacatttttGCCTATATTCAAATATGGCACATCAAATTGTCTCAAGGTCTTTTCATAACTAAACACACCACATTTGAATATGAACATATTACAACTCATGTTTCTCAATTAAAACTCAAACAGCAGAAGACTGAATATATACATGCACATAAAAAGTCATATGGACTATTTTATGTAAGTTTGTTAGAAGAAACAAAGTCTTACGCTgttgaacaacatgaggatgaatAAACAATGTATTTAATTTGTGCATGTAACTATTccattaaatggatagttcccccataaattaaactttgtcatcatttactcaccctcaagttgttccaaacctgtatgagtttctttcttctgttgaacactgtagaagatattttgaagaatgtttgtaaccatcAGTTTATGGGGCCCCATTGACTTATATAGTATTTTTTCTCCATACTATGGAAGCCAGTGGTGTTCATTAACTGTTTGattacccatattcttcaaaatatctccttTTTTGTTCCGTTCAGCAGAAGCGAGAagctcatacaggtttggaacaactcaaggttgagtaaatgacaggattttttaattttgggtgaactatccctttagcaTCATTCTGTcaattctttttattttattttttaatatttaaagccATGTGATTATAGATTTTTGATGTAGTTTTTACATTATAGTAATGATGCAACAGGGTGTGCTtgatctttatttaaatgtcCTTGATCTCTTCAGCACTGGTGTTCATCATGGGTGCATCCGTATCCAGTCTTGCCCCCAATATCCGGGCAGAGTCTGCGATGTCAGTGCCTCattttggaggggtgtccccaCCCCCTGGTTGTCCCATGCATCAAGAGTCCCCTAAAAGTGAGCCATACTCCATCTATTATAATGAGTTGGATATCAACCGATTGtatgtaataatttaatataacccCAGGCTCTCCGCCTCCTGAGTGCCCGATGCATCAGGCTCAGACGCCTCCAGCCAGCCCAGCACACCAAGAGAGGGCTTATGAGTTTGTCGAGTGTCCCATGAGAGCTTCTGAAGGAGCCATCGATCCCACAAATATGGTAAGCTGGGCACCTCCCTGAATAAGATGGTctgtgtgatttttatttttggcttAATGTTACTTTTATGTGTACCACAGATGCCCCCTCCAAACCAGGCGGCCGCCCCTGACCAGCCGTTCCCTTTGTCCGTCAAAAGAGAAGAGTCTAAAATCCCACGATCAGGGACAGAACAGAACTGGGTCTATCCTTCTGAACAGATGTTCTGGAATGCCATGCTGCGGAAGGGGTGAGTTTCGGCTTGCTGTACTATAtacaaaattatacagtatgtTTGTATCATGATCCATAAATCCATGTTTTACAACCAGATATATCCTGTTTATAATTTGGAGAGCTGATGTGTCATTTGGCTGAGTTTCAGGAAGTCTGTGATGGCTGTAACTTGATTACCCCAGATAGAAAAAAATAGTACATTATTCTCCAATGCCAAGAAAGAGACCACAACAATGGTTTTGCACGAACTAGGGCGTatgcactactgttcaaaagtttgggggtcAGTacggttaaaaaaaagaaaaaaggtttttgaaagaagtctcttaggCTTATATAAGATTACCACACTCTGCTGCATttctttgatcaaaaatatagtgtaatgtgaaatatttatattttaaaatgtaatttattccaaagctaaattttcagtAGGCTTTAGTAtctcttcagtcacatgatccttaaagggttacttcagccgattagcatatggctttgtatcagtagaaaccctggagtatattcaagtgtgtgtgtgtaaaatgcattataaacatatgtttattaaatataaacataattttttttaaatttactaatagacatgtgccgattttcgataatgcgatttatcacgataatgaatatgcacgatattgttatcgtgggcactttaaaatatcgtaaataataatttattaacaatttataaaaatgttataatgcactcaagaatactttgcccatcaaccgtataaatgctcaacaccgctgtattctgcgtcaaagggaaacacgctcagatataaacaagcccaaggtgcgtttgcacatgactgaaccggttaAGGAgccgcgctgctgaagtgccgctcagtgacagcagagggcgctgatgaacagCAGAATGaagccggttaccccggaaaccccgcaaacaaaagaaactgcttgtagtttttaaaacagacattcgtttttgtaatctcaatgttgttcatcacagcaccaaatacttaatacttaaagacttaataggctatttattttcaaacttaaacagtTTTATGCTTTAacctggactacaacatgccgtAATAATTAGAAgtgttctgattatttgttattgttcagtaaaatgtgatgtatatatttttggtgcattattttatttaaacattcagttatttttgttcttacaaaaatagttcttaaagctgttatgctatggcaacacttttttttgcgacttatttcaatatcgtgataataccgtatatcgtgataaaacttcatcaattaatcgcagcatgaaaaattgatatcggcacatgcctatttactaatatgttttttaataaaataaaacaatatatgtAAATGAACATAAATGTTTCCATTATGCTGGGCGATTGCTTTATCCACGCAGGATCAGATGCTGCCTTATATTTGaacaaattctttttttttttgcggtgACACTGTAGTTTAGTGTCCAATTCCCATTATTAACTGATTGCTTAGTAGTGTGCATATTActagatattggctgtttattagtacctatttataaagcacattaatGTCTTTTTCTGCATGACCATGTTCTACACCCCTTAATTCTACCCAATACCTgaacttaaaggggtggttctgtgttttttttttttctaggcttggttgtgtttatggggcacagtATAACGTGTCTTAAtggttcttctttttttttaaagagctgtatttttcttatatctgacctttattccacaccgctgtctccactgtcatttgaacggcttgtttgcttcctgcttctctgAGGCCCATCCCTGCGAAAAACgtaatggtcttagattggttagccAAATGttgtttcatgtatttttattggctgaagtgccaagcacaggttgggCGGAAACgtcacgccccttaccattacgggcggAAGTcacaacccaggaagaagcttttgtaggcaataaactgccataactttaaaagacaatatctccgtttgcattgaacttttagcgctgtaactttacagaaactgtttatgctcaagcagcaacattacacacaaactaaagttaaaaaagtgaaatcgcatgcaaccacccctttaacaactaccttactaactattaataagcagtaattaggcag
This DNA window, taken from Pseudorasbora parva isolate DD20220531a chromosome 24, ASM2467924v1, whole genome shotgun sequence, encodes the following:
- the hccsb gene encoding holocytochrome c-type synthase gives rise to the protein MGASVSSLAPNIRAESAMSVPHFGGVSPPPGCPMHQESPKSSPPPECPMHQAQTPPASPAHQERAYEFVECPMRASEGAIDPTNMMPPPNQAAAPDQPFPLSVKREESKIPRSGTEQNWVYPSEQMFWNAMLRKGWRWKDDSLAPEDMSNIIQIHNRNNDQAWQEILKWEALHLSECPCGPSLKRFGGKAKEFSPRARIRHWMGYELPFDRHDWIVDRCGKEVRYVIDYYDGDIDKDTYRFSILDVRPAIDSMGAVWDRMRVAWWRWTS